A section of the Dehalobacter sp. DCM genome encodes:
- a CDS encoding cyclase family protein, protein MIGGVKTMIIYDITKMLFPGMAVYPNDPVFRMRQVYSIEQDGYTLSEITLGSHTGTHLDAPCHCLPGKEGVDQIPLEYLIGPAKVIQIQTEVIHEEDIIDKGINRGDRILFKTQNSLLNDHEKFQEKYVYLSEDAARYLAEKKIKLIGTDYYSIDAYTCHDYTCHKILLEAQIPILEGLNLTDVPEGIYYLAALPLKILGCDGSPVRAVLLQDEPHYSERCSSPCVSIR, encoded by the coding sequence ATGATTGGTGGAGTGAAGACGATGATCATTTATGATATTACAAAGATGCTTTTTCCCGGTATGGCTGTATATCCCAATGATCCGGTGTTTCGTATGCGCCAAGTATATTCGATTGAGCAAGACGGTTATACTCTCTCGGAAATTACTCTTGGTTCACATACGGGTACGCATCTGGATGCGCCTTGCCATTGCTTGCCGGGGAAGGAAGGGGTTGATCAAATCCCGTTAGAATATCTTATAGGCCCCGCCAAAGTGATTCAAATCCAAACTGAAGTGATACACGAGGAAGATATTATTGATAAAGGGATTAATCGCGGTGACAGGATTCTATTTAAAACGCAGAATTCACTTCTTAATGATCACGAAAAATTTCAAGAAAAGTATGTCTATCTTTCTGAGGATGCCGCCCGATATCTTGCCGAAAAAAAGATAAAATTAATAGGCACAGATTACTATTCCATCGATGCCTACACCTGTCATGATTATACCTGTCATAAAATACTTTTGGAAGCGCAGATACCAATTTTAGAAGGACTCAATCTTACGGATGTACCCGAAGGAATATATTATCTTGCGGCATTACCACTTAAGATTCTGGGATGTGACGGCAGTCCTGTCCGTGCAGTGCTGCTCCAAGACGAACCCCATTACTCAGAAAGGTGTTCAAGCCCTTGCGTCAGTATACGGTAA
- a CDS encoding ArsR/SmtB family transcription factor, with translation MSLFQAPGSEKARHNLPGTALSLELADFYKVFGDVSRIRILFALLDNELYVNEIADTLGMSQSAVSHQLRILRQNKLVSINRKGKTSVYSLNDDHVYRILTQGLEHLSE, from the coding sequence ATGTCACTATTTCAAGCCCCCGGCTCGGAAAAAGCCAGGCATAACCTTCCAGGCACTGCATTGTCTCTGGAATTAGCAGACTTTTATAAAGTTTTTGGCGATGTCTCCCGTATCCGGATCCTCTTTGCTTTACTTGACAACGAGCTTTATGTCAATGAAATAGCCGACACTTTGGGAATGAGTCAATCCGCAGTCTCGCATCAACTACGAATCCTTCGTCAGAATAAGCTGGTCAGTATTAATCGCAAAGGGAAAACCAGTGTGTATTCCTTGAACGATGATCATGTTTACCGTATACTGACGCAAGGGCTTGAACACCTTTCTGAGTAA
- a CDS encoding YkvI family membrane protein — MKKTKQFSTLSIAAAFIGTIVGAGFATGQEVLQFFSFYGMKGFIGIVVSAILFSYFGILIMFISKERHADSHLELVRFTFGKRLGVVMDWFITISFLGVLVVMAAGSGAVAEEQLGLPPFIGSIAVILLSFLTVSTGVKNVIRVIGLVVPFLLCAVIGVALFSLMTDPLTASKIALLESIEAPSQTSWPFSAILYVSYNIILAVAILSPLGVEANSRKNLLLGGILGGLGLGIGILAIDLAVISGVPEILPFQVPMVYLASKFSPLFALVFGLILILEIYTTAVSILYGFAARMAYGNRQRILWAGLASLAAVIAAQYGFSKIISTVYPLMGFFGFVFLGGLLWTHLKDHLSGVFHIQKK, encoded by the coding sequence ATGAAGAAAACAAAACAATTTTCCACACTATCGATTGCGGCAGCCTTTATCGGTACAATTGTAGGAGCAGGATTTGCAACCGGACAGGAAGTTCTGCAGTTTTTTTCCTTTTATGGAATGAAAGGATTTATTGGTATCGTTGTCTCCGCTATCCTGTTTAGCTATTTTGGAATACTCATCATGTTCATTTCGAAAGAACGACATGCTGATTCTCACTTGGAACTCGTCCGTTTTACTTTTGGTAAAAGACTGGGGGTTGTGATGGATTGGTTCATCACGATCAGTTTCCTGGGAGTACTTGTGGTCATGGCGGCAGGTTCCGGCGCAGTGGCGGAAGAGCAGTTAGGCCTGCCACCGTTTATCGGCAGCATCGCAGTAATCCTTCTGTCCTTTCTAACTGTCAGTACCGGTGTTAAAAATGTGATTCGTGTGATCGGGTTAGTTGTGCCATTTCTACTTTGTGCCGTTATCGGCGTTGCGTTATTTTCCTTGATGACAGATCCTCTAACCGCCTCGAAAATTGCTTTGCTTGAGTCAATTGAAGCCCCATCACAGACCAGCTGGCCATTTTCTGCTATCCTCTATGTATCGTATAACATTATTCTAGCAGTAGCTATTCTTTCCCCATTAGGCGTAGAAGCAAATAGCCGAAAAAACCTCCTTCTGGGAGGTATCCTTGGAGGGCTTGGGCTTGGTATAGGGATACTGGCCATCGATCTTGCTGTCATCAGCGGCGTGCCGGAGATCCTGCCGTTTCAGGTCCCAATGGTATATTTGGCATCAAAGTTCAGCCCGCTATTCGCATTAGTATTCGGCCTGATTCTCATCTTAGAGATCTATACAACCGCGGTGAGCATCCTTTACGGTTTTGCTGCAAGGATGGCTTATGGAAATAGACAGCGGATCCTATGGGCAGGTCTCGCTTCATTGGCTGCAGTAATAGCTGCTCAATATGGATTTTCTAAGATTATATCGACAGTATATCCATTAATGGGCTTCTTTGGGTTTGTCTTTCTGGGAGGCTTACTATGGACTCATCTTAAGGATCACCTGTCCGGTGTGTTTCACATCCAAAAAAAATAA
- the ytxC gene encoding putative sporulation protein YtxC, with protein MSQKINDLRNNDRLPIAIQEISGDRYLCLLCTYNNLNEKQSKTLTIRIYNYYLARALAETVLQDWEVVFTKKALKRDFNMSDDEISRIYPRIQHYLNNAEHVYLPELRKRLLIKSLLEFFDSHRKIDLDGFMDFRAEKYKRELKKQIARGVNACTLEQEHDGFIQLLKRFYQAKPMDNRILHMVMNQLEGVHFYDAAMKNIDKEYTCLSENIIRNYESYEDLLIGILVKYAPGKLIIHTDTQRPKEMLMILGDVFGERLTYCPGCSLCKEELIDNKPKQV; from the coding sequence ATGTCGCAAAAAATTAATGATTTACGTAATAATGATCGGTTGCCGATCGCTATACAAGAAATTAGCGGTGATAGGTATTTATGCCTGCTCTGTACCTATAACAATTTAAATGAAAAACAGAGCAAGACATTGACGATTCGAATTTACAATTATTACTTGGCTAGGGCTTTAGCAGAAACTGTTTTGCAGGATTGGGAAGTCGTGTTTACCAAAAAGGCATTGAAAAGAGACTTTAATATGTCTGACGATGAGATTTCAAGAATCTATCCTCGTATTCAACACTATTTGAACAATGCTGAACACGTATATCTTCCTGAATTAAGAAAACGGCTCTTAATAAAATCACTGCTTGAATTTTTCGATTCGCATAGAAAAATCGATCTGGACGGTTTTATGGACTTTCGTGCTGAAAAGTATAAGCGCGAGCTCAAGAAACAAATTGCACGTGGGGTGAACGCCTGCACCCTTGAACAGGAACATGATGGTTTTATACAGCTGCTTAAGCGCTTTTACCAAGCAAAACCCATGGATAACCGTATACTGCATATGGTCATGAATCAGTTGGAAGGTGTTCATTTCTATGACGCGGCTATGAAAAATATTGATAAAGAGTATACTTGTCTTTCGGAAAATATCATCAGGAACTACGAGTCCTATGAGGATTTACTGATCGGAATTTTGGTGAAATATGCCCCTGGGAAATTAATCATCCATACAGATACCCAGCGGCCGAAGGAAATGCTCATGATCCTCGGTGACGTGTTTGGTGAGCGTTTGACGTATTGTCCTGGATGCTCTCTATGTAAGGAAGAATTGATTGACAATAAACCAAAACAGGTATAA
- the thrS gene encoding threonine--tRNA ligase, translating to MVNVTLKDGSVRQVEQGSTVLDLAAAISQGLAKAAVAGKVNGEVKDLVFPLEKDSQVEILTLDSEEGLEVMRHSASHLLAQAVKHLFPGTVLGIGPAIANGFYYDFDSSHTFTPEDLVRIEEEMKRLAKEDFKYERREVSRKEALDYFAEIGEKFKIELINDLPEDVKISLYTQGDFTDLCAGPHVPGTKVLKAFKLQNLAGAYWRGSEKNKMLQRIYGLAFAKNSDLENYLFKLEEAKRRDHRKLGMELDLFSLHDEGPGFPFFHPKGMVLRNALEDFWRKEHQKRGYVEIRTPIILNVGLWQQSGHWDHYKDNMYFTKIDEDDYAVKPMNCPGGMIMYKTKLHSYRDLPIRCGELGLVHRHELSGALHGLLRVRNFTQDDAHIFMLPSQIKQEIIGVIDLVDYFYKIFGFEYHVELSTRPEDSMGSDEDWEIATNALKEALEAKGMAYKINPGDGAFYGPKIDFHLKDCLDRTWQCGTIQLDFQMPERFDLTYIGEDGDKHRPVMIHRVVYGSIERFIALLTEQYAGAFPVWLSPEQVRILPISDKHSDYARKVKDIISGQEIRAELDERREKINYKIREAQTEKVPFALVVGDKEAEEGTVSVRRYGEQKTSVMKLEDFITLIQEEIKSKKLPSFNQN from the coding sequence ATGGTGAATGTAACATTAAAAGATGGTTCTGTCCGCCAAGTAGAACAGGGATCGACGGTTTTGGATCTTGCGGCAGCAATTTCTCAAGGACTCGCCAAAGCTGCCGTCGCTGGCAAAGTAAATGGGGAAGTTAAAGATCTTGTTTTCCCTCTGGAAAAAGATTCACAGGTGGAAATTTTAACATTGGACAGCGAAGAAGGTCTGGAAGTCATGCGGCACTCTGCTTCTCACCTCCTGGCTCAGGCGGTGAAGCATTTGTTTCCAGGAACGGTCTTAGGAATCGGGCCGGCTATCGCTAATGGTTTCTACTATGATTTTGATTCTTCGCATACGTTTACGCCGGAGGATCTGGTTCGGATTGAAGAAGAAATGAAGAGACTAGCTAAAGAAGACTTTAAGTACGAACGCCGGGAAGTAAGCCGTAAGGAAGCACTGGATTACTTTGCAGAAATAGGCGAAAAATTCAAGATTGAGCTTATCAACGATCTGCCGGAAGATGTTAAGATATCGCTATATACGCAGGGAGACTTCACTGATCTCTGTGCTGGCCCGCATGTCCCGGGAACGAAAGTGCTTAAAGCGTTTAAACTGCAAAATTTAGCCGGGGCTTACTGGCGCGGCAGCGAGAAGAACAAAATGCTGCAGCGAATCTATGGATTGGCCTTTGCCAAAAATTCCGATTTAGAAAACTATCTGTTCAAGTTGGAAGAGGCCAAACGGCGCGATCACCGCAAGCTTGGCATGGAACTTGATCTTTTTAGCCTGCATGATGAAGGTCCTGGGTTCCCATTCTTCCATCCCAAGGGTATGGTACTGAGAAACGCGCTGGAGGATTTCTGGCGTAAGGAACATCAGAAACGGGGTTATGTCGAGATTCGGACACCGATTATTCTTAATGTTGGCCTTTGGCAGCAGTCGGGGCATTGGGACCATTATAAAGACAACATGTATTTTACCAAGATCGATGAAGATGATTATGCGGTTAAGCCGATGAATTGCCCAGGTGGTATGATCATGTACAAGACGAAACTGCACAGCTACCGGGATCTTCCGATCCGTTGCGGCGAGCTTGGTTTAGTACACCGTCATGAACTATCGGGGGCTCTGCATGGTCTACTCCGGGTACGGAATTTTACCCAGGATGATGCCCATATTTTTATGCTGCCATCACAGATCAAACAAGAAATCATTGGTGTTATTGACTTAGTAGACTATTTCTATAAAATATTCGGTTTTGAATATCACGTTGAATTGTCGACGCGGCCGGAAGATTCTATGGGATCCGATGAGGACTGGGAAATTGCTACCAACGCTTTAAAAGAAGCATTAGAAGCGAAAGGTATGGCTTACAAGATCAATCCGGGAGATGGCGCATTCTACGGTCCAAAGATAGACTTCCATCTTAAAGACTGTTTAGACAGGACTTGGCAATGCGGCACAATCCAATTGGATTTCCAAATGCCCGAGCGGTTTGATCTGACCTATATCGGCGAAGATGGAGATAAACATCGCCCGGTTATGATTCATCGTGTGGTTTACGGAAGTATTGAACGTTTTATTGCGCTGTTAACTGAACAGTATGCCGGCGCTTTTCCGGTTTGGCTATCACCAGAGCAGGTACGTATTCTGCCCATCAGTGACAAGCACAGCGACTATGCCAGAAAAGTGAAGGATATTATCAGTGGGCAGGAAATAAGAGCTGAACTTGATGAACGGCGAGAAAAGATTAATTATAAAATCAGAGAGGCCCAGACAGAGAAAGTGCCGTTTGCCCTTGTTGTAGGAGATAAGGAAGCCGAAGAAGGGACTGTCTCGGTGCGTCGTTATGGTGAGCAAAAGACCAGCGTGATGAAACTGGAGGACTTTATTACGTTGATCCAGGAAGAAATTAAATCAAAAAAATTACCTTCCTTTAATCAGAACTAA
- a CDS encoding 3'-5' exoribonuclease YhaM family protein produces MKHWNTLKPGESFVAFFLIRRVESKTTSGGKSYLDIVMGDAVGEITARLWDSKQEDALRFTNNILVKVKGSIVEWQGKKQVKIDKIREAADTDGVSIQDFVPTAPHSPQDMYAELLAYMSRIENDKLRETVALLIEEAGESLLIHPAALQNHHALRSGLLYHTVTMLKAGEKLAQVYSFLDTDLLFAGTILHDLAKLDEIKANEIGIATEYSCQGQLLGHLVQGILKIEKAARTVGLDEETTLLLEHMLLSHHYEPEFGSPKRPMFPEAEILHYLDIMDARMFDMQKALSETEKGCFTDKLWTLDNRRLYKR; encoded by the coding sequence ATGAAGCACTGGAATACATTAAAACCAGGTGAATCTTTTGTGGCTTTCTTTCTTATTCGACGTGTTGAAAGTAAAACGACAAGTGGGGGAAAGAGCTATCTGGATATTGTCATGGGTGATGCGGTTGGAGAAATTACGGCAAGACTGTGGGACAGCAAACAGGAAGACGCACTGCGATTTACCAATAATATACTGGTTAAAGTCAAGGGGAGTATCGTGGAATGGCAAGGAAAGAAACAGGTCAAAATCGATAAGATACGTGAAGCTGCCGACACTGACGGAGTCTCTATTCAGGACTTTGTACCGACTGCACCCCATTCCCCTCAGGATATGTACGCCGAACTTTTAGCGTATATGTCCCGGATCGAAAATGATAAACTCAGAGAAACAGTGGCGCTGCTGATAGAGGAAGCCGGGGAAAGTTTATTGATCCATCCTGCAGCGCTGCAAAACCACCATGCCCTACGTTCAGGGCTCTTGTATCATACGGTGACGATGCTCAAAGCGGGAGAAAAGTTAGCCCAAGTATATTCATTTCTGGATACGGACCTGCTCTTTGCCGGTACGATTTTGCATGACCTTGCAAAATTGGATGAAATCAAAGCCAATGAGATAGGAATTGCCACGGAGTATTCGTGTCAAGGGCAGCTTCTCGGCCACTTGGTACAAGGTATCCTGAAAATTGAAAAGGCGGCTCGCACGGTTGGACTGGATGAAGAAACCACTCTCTTACTTGAACATATGCTCTTGTCTCATCATTATGAACCTGAGTTTGGCAGTCCGAAACGGCCTATGTTCCCTGAAGCCGAGATCCTGCATTATTTAGACATCATGGATGCCCGGATGTTCGATATGCAAAAAGCATTAAGTGAGACCGAAAAAGGGTGTTTCACAGATAAACTTTGGACGTTGGATAACAGAAGGTTATACAAGAGGTGA
- a CDS encoding BMP family lipoprotein, producing MMFPTKVNKPFWTAICLIIIGVMLFSGCSIGEKKLPSDEANYSIRVGLITSQEGVDDPAYQMAWEGLQKAEQELNAGIQFVAAQNEKDYPKQLADLKSKGCQVIFTIGNSATAAVLEAAKSNPKIKYICLDSSIDGQLPENVLAVTYRTEEAAFLAGYIAAKTTTSHVVGYIAGDNQLTSKPLYYGFRAGVRFVHPNCEILKGVAATYTNKNRVEEMTGAMLESQADVVFHTAGMAGKGMIEAMKDAGKYAIGSDVDQNDVAPETVLTSVIKENGQVAYDIIKQIEDNTLVFGKSVSYGLAENGVSLAEKTNTMLPEDTYNQLMAYQQKIIDGKITVPSNENGKLVVTN from the coding sequence ATGATGTTCCCGACAAAAGTCAACAAACCGTTTTGGACAGCGATTTGTCTAATTATAATAGGGGTGATGCTTTTTTCCGGATGCAGTATCGGCGAAAAAAAATTACCTTCAGACGAGGCGAATTATTCGATCCGGGTAGGGCTGATTACCAGTCAGGAAGGTGTCGATGATCCCGCTTATCAAATGGCCTGGGAAGGGCTGCAAAAAGCTGAACAGGAGCTAAATGCCGGTATTCAATTTGTAGCGGCTCAAAATGAAAAGGATTATCCCAAGCAGCTTGCGGACTTGAAATCTAAGGGTTGCCAAGTCATATTCACGATTGGAAATTCAGCAACAGCAGCTGTCCTCGAGGCGGCAAAAAGCAATCCCAAAATCAAATATATTTGTTTAGACAGCAGTATCGACGGTCAACTTCCTGAAAATGTACTTGCTGTTACTTACCGGACCGAGGAAGCCGCCTTCCTCGCAGGTTATATAGCCGCAAAAACAACAACATCCCACGTCGTAGGTTATATTGCCGGTGATAATCAATTGACATCAAAACCATTATATTATGGTTTCAGGGCCGGGGTGCGATTTGTCCATCCAAATTGCGAGATACTCAAAGGAGTTGCAGCGACCTATACAAACAAAAACCGTGTGGAGGAGATGACAGGAGCGATGTTGGAGTCTCAGGCGGATGTTGTTTTTCATACCGCAGGTATGGCGGGTAAAGGGATGATTGAGGCGATGAAGGATGCTGGAAAGTACGCGATTGGATCTGACGTTGATCAGAACGACGTAGCTCCTGAAACCGTTCTTACTTCCGTTATTAAAGAAAATGGACAGGTAGCGTACGACATCATCAAACAAATTGAAGATAATACACTTGTTTTTGGAAAAAGCGTTTCATACGGACTGGCAGAAAACGGTGTTAGTCTTGCTGAAAAGACTAACACAATGCTGCCGGAGGATACGTACAATCAACTGATGGCATACCAGCAAAAAATTATTGACGGAAAAATAACCGTTCCATCCAATGAAAATGGAAAGCTTGTCGTCACGAATTAA
- the infC gene encoding translation initiation factor IF-3: MKQELRINEEIRAREVRLVGEEGEQLGIFPLKEALNVAAEKALDLVEIAPAAKPPVCKVMDYGKFKYEQAKRDKEARKKQKVVEIKEVKLRPNIEDHDFMTKMRNAQRFLSDGDKVKVTIMFRGREITHPDQGKILCLRLAELLQEEALVEREPKVEGRNMVMILTPSAHKHE; the protein is encoded by the coding sequence ATCAAACAAGAATTACGGATTAATGAAGAAATCCGGGCTCGGGAAGTTCGTTTAGTTGGTGAAGAAGGAGAACAACTCGGGATTTTTCCTCTCAAAGAAGCGTTAAACGTCGCCGCAGAAAAAGCTCTTGATTTAGTTGAGATTGCTCCTGCTGCCAAACCGCCGGTTTGCAAAGTTATGGATTATGGGAAGTTTAAGTATGAGCAGGCAAAGCGAGACAAAGAAGCACGTAAAAAGCAAAAAGTTGTAGAGATCAAAGAAGTCAAGCTCCGCCCGAATATCGAAGACCATGATTTTATGACCAAGATGCGCAATGCTCAACGCTTTTTAAGCGATGGCGATAAAGTAAAAGTTACGATCATGTTCCGGGGACGCGAAATTACGCATCCGGATCAAGGTAAGATCTTGTGCCTCCGCTTGGCTGAGCTTCTTCAAGAAGAAGCCCTTGTCGAGCGTGAACCAAAAGTGGAAGGCCGCAACATGGTTATGATCCTAACTCCTTCCGCACATAAACACGAATAA